The nucleotide window TTCAGCCGTTATCCGGTGTACGACAGCGAGCGTCAGGAGTTCGTCGGCCTGCTGCACATCAAGGATCTGCTGCTGGAACTGGCCGCCCTGGACCACATTCCCGAGTCGTTCAACCTCGCCGAACTGACCCGGCCGCTGGAACGCGTGTCGCGGCACATGCCACTGTCGCAACTGCTGGAACAATTTCGCAAGGGCGGCTCGCATTTCGCCGTGGTCGAGGAAGCCGACGGCAACATCATTGGCTACCTGACCATGGAAGACGTGCTGGAAGTGCTGGTGGGCGACATTCAGGACGAACACCGCAAGGCCGAACGCGGGATCCTCGCGTATCAGCCAGGCAAGCTGCTGGTGCGGGGCGATACGCCGCTGTTCAAGGTGGAGCGTCTGCTGGGTATCGACCTGGACCACATCGAAGCCGAAACCCTCGCCGGGCTGGTCTACGAAACCCTGAAACGGGTGCCGGAAGAGGAAGAAGTGCTGGAAGTCGAAGGTTTGCGGATCATCATCAAGAAGATGAAAGGGCCGAAGATTGTTTTGGCCAAGGTGTTGATGCTGGATTAATGCCCTGATCCAGATCCGCGTCGACCCCTTCGCGGGCAAGCCCGCTCCCACAAGGATTTGCACAGGACCTGTGGGAGCGGGCTTGCCCGCGATGGCGTTGGGTCAGGCAACTCCTTACTGCTTGCCCAACGCAAAGTTGGGCAACGCGCCTACCGGTTGATTGAACTGGTACGGAATCGACACCAGCCCCAACCCGGTATTGCGCTGCACCACGAAGTGCAGGTGGGGGCCGCTGCTGTTGCCAGTGTTGCCCGACAGCGCCAGCGCACTGCCTACCGTCACCCGCTGACCTTCCCGCACGCTGACCGAACCCTTCTTGAGGTGCAGGTACACGCCCATGGTCCCGTCATCGTGCAGCACCCGCACGAAATTGCCCGACGGGTCGTTGCCGCGTCCGGTCTGGCCATTCTCGGTTTTCACCACCACCCCGCCGCGCGCCGCGATGATCGGCGTGCCTTCGGGCATGGCGATGTCCATCGCATAACGGTTCTTCGGCCCGTAGTGGCTGTATTGGCCATTAGGGCCCTGGCTCAGCCGAAACGGCCCGCCACGCCAAGGCAGTGGATATCGATAGGCCATGGTGGCCCCTGAGGGGTCGCCCAGGGAATACTCGAACCTTGGGGTGTAGACCAGCGGCCTTCCGGCGTTCGTCGCCTTGAGCAGTGCCAGACGTAGGTTACTGCGCGCCGGCATAACCCGACGGATCGGCCGGCTCGGCGCACCGCTGACGTTCTTCAGCCCGTCGAAACTCAGCTCGATCTCGACCGGCGCATACAGGTCGTTACGCACGAACACACTGTCCATGCCCCCCTGCTTCTTGATGTCGAGGTACACCTGCCGCTCAAGGCGCTCGACCATCCGGTCCCGGAAAACGAACACCTTCGCGCCCTTGGTGGGGCGGTCGCTGTAAGAGACCACGCCACTGGCGTCGGTGGACCTGTAGATCGTCATGGCCACAGCCGAGGTGGAGGCCATGAACAGACCACAGAAAAACAGCAGGCGCGCGAGCATGGGCAAGATTCTGTCGAGTAAGGCCTGGGAAGGAGCCTAGCAGCTGAAATGGACCTGCGTAGTCGACAGATGTTTCAAAATGGGCGGATCAGGGGATGTGTGGTGAATGTGATGGCCCCTTCGCGAGCAAGCCCGCTCCCACAGTGGAATGCATTCCACTGTGGGAGCGGACTTGCTCGCGAAGACGGACTGTCAGGCGGCGAAGATTACGCGCCAGGAACGAAATGCTTCTGCGCAGTACCACGGGCGATCAGGCGGGAGATGTAGTCAAGCTTCTGCGCATCCTGATCGACAAAGCGGAAGGTCAGTTGCAGCCACTCGCTGTCGGGCTTCGGCTCGTGGGCGACGATGGCGTGCAGGTAGCCGTTGAGACGGGCAATTTCGGCGTTGTCGCCCTGCTCCAGGTCGAGTACGGCGCTGTCGAGGACTTGCGGCAAGGTGTCGCTGCGCTTCACCACCAGCAGCGCTTCCTTGATGCTCAAGGCCTTGATCACACATTGCTGAGTGCCGCTCGGCAAGCGCAGTTGGCCTTGGCCACGACCGCCAGCTGAGGCGGCGACAGAGGCGGCAGGTGCCTTGACCGGCGGGCTGTTGAGCAAGCCACGGGCAGGCGCGGCCGCCGGGGCTGGCGCAGCGGCGGCAGGTTTGGCGAACGGGTTGACCGGCGCAGCCGAGGGTGCGACCACCGCCGCTTTGCCGCCAGTCAACGCGCTCAGGGAATCGTTACCGAACGCCGAGTTCATTTTGGTTGGCGCGCTGTTCATCAAGGTGTCGAGCTTGCCGACCTTGTTCAGCGCCTGCTTGACCTTGGTCAGTAGCTGCTCGTTGGTGAACGGCTTGCTGACATAGCCGGAAACCCCGGCCTGGATCGCCTGGACCACGTTCTCTTTGTCGCCACGGCTGGTCACCATCACGAACGGCATGCTCTTGAGGTTGTCCTGCTCGCGGCACCAGGTCAGCAGCTCCAGGCCGGACATTTCCGGCATTTCCCAGTCGCACAGAACCAGGTCGAACGCTTCCTTGGCCAGCATGGCCTGGGCCTTTTTGCCGTTGACTGCATCTTCGGTCCGGATCCCCGGGAAGTAGTTACGCAGGCACTTCTTTACCAGGTCACGAATGAACGACGCATCGTCCACGACCAACACACTGATCTTGCTCATCCAACACCCCTTTAAAAATCCCGGCAAGCATAACGCTGGCTGATGGCACTTTGCCAAAACTCTTCAGTCACGCCGGGACTTTTCGTTCGCGGGTGCTGCTTTTCTATTCGGTTTTTCAATTCGGCTTTTCAATTCGAGAGCCTCACGCAAACAAAAACGCCCGGCCAAAGGGCCGGGCGCTTTTCTTGGGCAATCTTACTTATCGTCAGCTTTGCCCGGAACATTAGCGGTTTCGGCACTTGTGCCTTCAACTTCTTCTTTCATGCGCTTGAGGCCCAGGTGACGCACGTCAGTGCCGCGCACCAAGTAAATCACCAGTT belongs to Pseudomonas sp. B21-015 and includes:
- a CDS encoding response regulator translates to MSKISVLVVDDASFIRDLVKKCLRNYFPGIRTEDAVNGKKAQAMLAKEAFDLVLCDWEMPEMSGLELLTWCREQDNLKSMPFVMVTSRGDKENVVQAIQAGVSGYVSKPFTNEQLLTKVKQALNKVGKLDTLMNSAPTKMNSAFGNDSLSALTGGKAAVVAPSAAPVNPFAKPAAAAPAPAAAPARGLLNSPPVKAPAASVAASAGGRGQGQLRLPSGTQQCVIKALSIKEALLVVKRSDTLPQVLDSAVLDLEQGDNAEIARLNGYLHAIVAHEPKPDSEWLQLTFRFVDQDAQKLDYISRLIARGTAQKHFVPGA
- a CDS encoding peptidoglycan DD-metalloendopeptidase family protein produces the protein MLARLLFFCGLFMASTSAVAMTIYRSTDASGVVSYSDRPTKGAKVFVFRDRMVERLERQVYLDIKKQGGMDSVFVRNDLYAPVEIELSFDGLKNVSGAPSRPIRRVMPARSNLRLALLKATNAGRPLVYTPRFEYSLGDPSGATMAYRYPLPWRGGPFRLSQGPNGQYSHYGPKNRYAMDIAMPEGTPIIAARGGVVVKTENGQTGRGNDPSGNFVRVLHDDGTMGVYLHLKKGSVSVREGQRVTVGSALALSGNTGNSSGPHLHFVVQRNTGLGLVSIPYQFNQPVGALPNFALGKQ